One genomic region from Candidatus Nitrosopumilus koreensis AR1 encodes:
- the fen gene encoding flap endonuclease-1 → MGLNLKDLVVREKTTLESFSNKVIAIDAYNAIYQFLASIRGPDGLQLSDAEGRITSHLSGLLYRNVNFLSLGIKPVYVFDGKPPSLKTAEIERRKQIKMDATIKYEKAIADGNMEDARKYAQQTTSMKDGMVKESKHLLACFGIPYIEAPSEGEATAAHLTNTGQAYASASQDFDSILCGAKRLVRNFTNSGRRKIPNKNTYIDIVPEIIETQKTLDSLELTREELIDVGILIGTDFNPNGFERIGPKTALKMIKQHSRLEDIPQIQEQLQEIDFQQIRKIFLNPEVADVKEIIFKDVDYKGITDYLVKERSFSEDRVSSTLNRLKKALERKSQNLDQWF, encoded by the coding sequence ATGGGATTAAATCTAAAAGATTTGGTGGTCAGAGAAAAAACAACATTAGAGTCATTTTCAAATAAAGTGATTGCAATTGATGCATACAATGCAATTTACCAATTCTTAGCAAGTATCAGAGGCCCAGACGGATTACAATTATCAGATGCAGAAGGCAGAATAACCAGTCACCTTAGTGGACTGCTTTATAGAAATGTAAATTTTCTATCATTAGGAATAAAACCAGTGTATGTCTTTGATGGAAAGCCACCATCTCTAAAAACTGCAGAAATTGAGCGTAGAAAACAAATCAAAATGGATGCCACAATAAAATACGAAAAAGCCATTGCAGATGGAAACATGGAAGATGCAAGAAAATATGCTCAGCAAACAACAAGCATGAAGGATGGCATGGTCAAAGAATCAAAACATCTCTTAGCCTGTTTTGGCATACCATACATTGAAGCCCCATCTGAGGGAGAAGCTACTGCAGCACATCTAACAAACACAGGACAAGCATATGCATCTGCAAGTCAGGATTTTGATTCAATTTTGTGTGGTGCAAAAAGACTAGTTAGAAATTTTACAAATAGTGGAAGACGAAAAATACCAAACAAAAACACATACATCGATATTGTTCCAGAAATTATTGAAACACAAAAAACATTGGATTCATTGGAACTAACACGAGAAGAACTCATCGATGTTGGAATTCTAATTGGAACTGATTTTAATCCAAATGGTTTTGAAAGAATAGGCCCAAAGACTGCACTCAAGATGATCAAACAACATTCGAGATTGGAAGACATACCACAAATTCAAGAGCAATTACAAGAAATTGATTTTCAGCAAATCAGAAAAATATTTTTGAATCCCGAAGTTGCAGATGTAAAAGAAATTATTTTCAAAGATGTAGATTACAAAGGCATAACAGACTACCTTGTAAAGGAACGTAGTTTTTCTGAAGACAGAGTTAGTTCAACATTAAACAGATTAAAAAAAGCACTAGAGAGAAAAAGCCAAAATCTAGATCAGTGGTTTTAA
- a CDS encoding PAC2 family protein codes for MEFKQDEEPNVEKPILIAAMQDMGNVGNIVINFINESLRTKTFRISKTPFPTYVVDRGGYIDLPDESWEYKFTEDLIVFGGGKGQPQSTSELNELCQDVIDVAKKYSAKFIYTLGGFHTNRMIDNNPRTYITTTSQELTKQMKGLGVDITPQKSIITGFNGLILGFAKKNGIHGIGMYGELNEPEIPQYRAAISIIKTLEKLTYRKFGDTSRLEIMAQEIERKFKN; via the coding sequence ATGGAATTCAAACAAGATGAAGAGCCAAATGTTGAAAAACCAATACTAATTGCAGCTATGCAAGACATGGGAAATGTTGGCAACATTGTGATAAACTTCATCAATGAATCACTTAGGACAAAAACATTTAGAATTTCAAAAACTCCATTTCCAACATATGTAGTGGATAGAGGAGGATACATTGATCTTCCAGATGAGAGTTGGGAATACAAGTTCACCGAAGACCTGATTGTTTTTGGTGGAGGCAAAGGGCAACCACAAAGCACTAGTGAACTAAACGAACTATGCCAAGACGTCATAGATGTGGCAAAAAAGTATTCTGCCAAATTCATTTACACGTTAGGTGGATTTCACACAAACAGAATGATTGACAACAATCCCAGGACATACATCACTACAACATCACAAGAACTAACAAAACAGATGAAAGGATTGGGAGTGGACATTACGCCACAAAAATCAATCATTACAGGTTTTAACGGATTGATTTTGGGATTTGCAAAAAAGAACGGAATTCATGGGATCGGCATGTATGGGGAATTAAATGAGCCTGAAATACCCCAATACAGGGCAGCAATCAGCATCATCAAAACCCTTGAGAAACTAACCTACAGGAAATTTGGAGATACAAGTAGACTGGAGATTATGGCTCAAGAAATTGAAAGAAAATTCAAAAATTAA
- a CDS encoding PAS domain-containing protein — MPQTEARKVLKDAPVMWRRINSIGVILDCNSTYAANLGYAKSEVLGKTIFEHVPKEEWEAMNNSLRTWFETGTVTDRKITFKRQDGSTFPGLLQATSLYDENKNLLGSNTVIFDLTQMTDENIVEYEKFFKDANDKLDEIKEKEYNRLDEESKSEYDGLKEMFEILSTVNLKKL; from the coding sequence ATGCCTCAAACAGAAGCAAGAAAGGTTCTCAAAGACGCACCAGTTATGTGGAGAAGAATCAACTCTATTGGTGTAATATTGGACTGTAACTCAACGTATGCTGCAAATCTGGGTTACGCAAAATCAGAGGTTTTAGGTAAAACAATCTTTGAGCACGTACCTAAAGAAGAGTGGGAGGCAATGAATAATTCTCTAAGAACATGGTTTGAGACAGGAACAGTCACAGATAGAAAAATTACATTCAAGAGACAAGATGGCAGCACATTTCCAGGACTGTTACAGGCAACCAGCTTATATGATGAAAACAAGAATCTCCTTGGCAGCAATACAGTGATTTTTGATCTGACACAAATGACAGATGAAAACATTGTAGAGTATGAGAAATTTTTCAAAGATGCAAATGACAAACTAGACGAGATTAAAGAAAAAGAATACAACAGGTTAGATGAAGAATCAAAATCAGAGTATGATGGATTAAAAGAGATGTTTGAAATTCTATCTACTGTTAATTTGAAAAAACTTTAA
- a CDS encoding carboxypeptidase-like regulatory domain-containing protein has protein sequence MYKKAGIVGIFSFLMLFSYVQTSEAELWELIIDLNVEKGAIVSGETVVITGKVVDHAYKPIQGAEVLLRTGSETTKAFTDPWGVFRAEFRDFDKVPGTYTVNAIATWYAMTGLETTQFQVKGDFSPVSLLQAKLNTEQAAKYLSSNESDFEKDPIGQTLFKYYHGLLKQLLLEDKKSLEPIADELYLEEQRAIADDAKEQAVEEFKPGYGVFTGYKYDNYVNSLNPKIKDLVSSQLNFTKNLFEEAQKVRIQILAEGGTYEEAQKAYLEMLTIPKEKLEQFNNEKLEEMENKVEETTENETEASEDETEASEEKND, from the coding sequence GTGTACAAAAAAGCAGGAATAGTAGGAATATTTTCATTTTTGATGTTATTTTCATATGTCCAGACATCTGAGGCTGAATTATGGGAGTTAATCATAGACCTCAATGTAGAGAAAGGAGCCATAGTCTCAGGAGAGACAGTAGTAATAACAGGCAAGGTAGTAGACCATGCATACAAGCCCATTCAAGGTGCAGAAGTGCTACTTAGAACAGGTTCTGAGACAACAAAAGCATTCACTGACCCATGGGGAGTTTTTAGAGCAGAGTTTAGAGACTTTGATAAAGTTCCAGGAACTTATACTGTTAATGCAATTGCAACATGGTATGCAATGACAGGATTAGAAACAACACAATTCCAAGTCAAAGGAGATTTCTCACCTGTATCATTACTTCAGGCAAAACTAAACACAGAACAAGCAGCAAAGTATCTTAGTTCAAATGAATCAGATTTTGAAAAGGACCCAATAGGTCAAACTCTATTCAAGTATTACCATGGATTATTAAAACAACTACTATTAGAAGATAAAAAATCACTAGAGCCAATTGCAGATGAATTGTATTTAGAAGAGCAAAGAGCCATTGCAGATGATGCCAAAGAGCAGGCAGTTGAAGAATTCAAGCCAGGTTATGGCGTATTTACTGGATACAAATATGACAACTATGTAAACAGCCTAAATCCCAAGATAAAGGATCTTGTATCTAGCCAGTTAAACTTTACAAAGAATTTGTTTGAAGAAGCTCAAAAAGTAAGAATACAAATTTTAGCAGAAGGTGGAACATACGAAGAAGCTCAAAAGGCATACTTGGAAATGTTGACAATTCCAAAAGAGAAATTAGAGCAATTCAATAATGAAAAATTAGAAGAGATGGAAAACAAAGTAGAAGAAACAACTGAAAATGAAACAGAAGCATCTGAGGATGAAACAGAAGCATCTGAAGAAAAGAACGATTGA
- a CDS encoding nitroreductase family protein, with the protein MPPDIKEEKTYPLGYEPEIVPESSDPNVRNQLIDFILKSGPTEVVDTDLFAVMAKRRSTRKFLDKPVETTKIDKIIAAADTAPTAGNYQGFEIFYVKGPEKKKQLVEACNNQPYVDAPVVLVFCKNPSRVKFDFPEYVLKKFAIQDATLAAGYSQLAAQALGLSSIWIGMFDEQKVMDVIGTDLVPSSVLCIGYPKQTKFPKPRRNLKDLVHVAW; encoded by the coding sequence GTGCCACCAGACATCAAAGAAGAAAAAACATATCCTTTGGGTTATGAACCAGAAATTGTTCCAGAATCATCTGATCCTAATGTGAGAAATCAATTAATTGATTTTATTTTAAAATCCGGTCCTACTGAGGTTGTTGATACTGACTTGTTTGCTGTAATGGCAAAGAGGCGTTCTACAAGAAAATTTTTGGACAAACCAGTTGAGACAACAAAAATTGATAAAATTATTGCAGCAGCTGATACTGCCCCTACTGCAGGCAACTATCAAGGATTTGAAATTTTTTACGTAAAAGGTCCTGAGAAGAAAAAACAATTAGTTGAAGCATGTAATAATCAACCTTATGTTGATGCCCCTGTAGTTTTGGTTTTTTGCAAGAACCCTTCTAGGGTAAAATTTGATTTTCCTGAATATGTTCTAAAGAAATTTGCCATTCAAGATGCAACGTTGGCTGCTGGATATTCACAATTAGCTGCGCAAGCTTTAGGGTTGAGTTCTATTTGGATTGGCATGTTTGATGAACAAAAAGTAATGGATGTTATTGGCACTGACTTGGTACCATCATCTGTATTGTGTATCGGGTATCCAAAACAAACTAAATTTCCAAAACCCAGACGAAATCTCAAAGACTTGGTTCATGTTGCATGGTAA
- a CDS encoding arsenate reductase family protein has translation MEIFHKSTCITCKKTISEIERMSADIEKRDFFKDPFSEAELKKIIKLTGKKPYELLRKRDKMYKELDLEKNKKTDTQIIKLMVKHPGLILRPIIISKNKAYVGKVDASKIK, from the coding sequence ATGGAGATATTTCACAAATCCACGTGTATTACATGCAAAAAAACAATATCAGAAATTGAAAGGATGAGTGCAGATATTGAGAAAAGAGATTTTTTCAAAGATCCATTTTCAGAGGCAGAACTAAAAAAAATCATAAAATTGACTGGAAAAAAGCCATATGAGCTTTTAAGAAAACGAGACAAGATGTACAAAGAACTAGACTTGGAGAAAAACAAAAAGACAGACACTCAGATTATCAAATTGATGGTCAAACATCCAGGGTTGATCTTAAGACCAATCATCATATCAAAAAACAAGGCATATGTTGGAAAAGTTGATGCATCTAAAATAAAATAA
- a CDS encoding ABC transporter permease, whose translation MSSITPQEIKEEFLRSKIGIAGISILIILVATSIIAIIAIPVETFQEWNNPGNWILYPKVAIPVWVNIFMTEKIPEHKILETPTIQTNSQGEIMLSSHKFGVNFDYKSFPNDFIYVFSSEYSESVLLKMSVTRPDGIKLELLSTSLPYSDTKTIHSERIFSTDSAIKKNLVLQSENFDFDLDGLSAEDIVFSKTNTNEPLKGNYIFSVDTYSVNSEIKTHESKLIIGGKAFGMMGTDELRRDLTIGLLWGTPLALFIGLVVSIASVIMGLLYGVYAGFKGKKTDEVMMRFNDVIYALPALPFLIILSVTISNSIFVLVGFLMIFGWVGIAKVARSMSLQIKTRGYVDAANMMGQKNSKIVFKHILPQLLPYAFASIAISVPAAITTEAGLSFLGLGDPSFPTWGHILHDANTFGAAARGLWWWIMPPGIMIAIAGLAFVFIGNALDAIVNPKLKR comes from the coding sequence ATGAGCAGTATCACCCCACAAGAAATCAAAGAAGAGTTTCTTAGAAGCAAAATAGGAATTGCCGGAATTTCTATTCTAATCATTCTTGTTGCAACATCAATTATTGCAATAATTGCCATTCCAGTAGAGACATTTCAAGAATGGAACAATCCAGGAAACTGGATACTGTATCCAAAAGTTGCAATTCCTGTTTGGGTAAATATCTTCATGACTGAAAAAATTCCAGAACACAAAATTCTTGAAACACCAACAATTCAAACAAACTCACAAGGCGAGATCATGTTATCATCGCACAAGTTTGGAGTAAATTTTGACTACAAGTCTTTTCCAAATGACTTTATCTATGTTTTCTCATCAGAGTATTCTGAATCAGTATTATTGAAAATGTCAGTGACTAGACCAGATGGAATTAAACTAGAATTACTATCAACGTCATTACCGTATTCAGATACAAAAACAATTCACAGTGAAAGAATTTTTTCAACGGATAGTGCAATAAAGAAGAATTTAGTATTGCAATCAGAGAATTTTGATTTTGATTTAGATGGATTGTCAGCTGAAGACATTGTATTTTCAAAAACAAATACAAATGAACCACTCAAAGGAAACTATATTTTCTCAGTGGACACATATTCTGTCAACTCTGAGATTAAAACTCATGAATCAAAATTAATCATCGGTGGAAAGGCATTTGGAATGATGGGTACTGATGAATTAAGACGAGACCTTACAATAGGATTGTTATGGGGAACACCTCTTGCATTATTCATCGGTTTAGTAGTATCTATTGCATCAGTGATAATGGGTTTGCTGTATGGAGTCTATGCGGGATTCAAGGGTAAAAAAACAGATGAAGTCATGATGCGTTTTAATGACGTAATCTATGCATTACCAGCACTTCCGTTTCTTATTATTTTGTCAGTCACAATCAGCAATAGCATATTTGTGCTAGTTGGATTTTTAATGATTTTTGGATGGGTAGGCATTGCAAAAGTTGCAAGAAGCATGTCTTTGCAGATTAAAACCAGAGGATATGTTGATGCAGCCAACATGATGGGACAAAAAAACTCCAAAATAGTATTCAAACATATCTTGCCCCAATTACTTCCGTATGCGTTTGCCAGTATCGCAATATCAGTGCCAGCTGCAATCACCACAGAAGCTGGCCTTAGTTTCCTAGGATTGGGAGACCCATCATTTCCAACGTGGGGACATATTCTTCATGATGCAAATACGTTTGGCGCAGCAGCAAGAGGGTTGTGGTGGTGGATTATGCCACCAGGAATAATGATTGCAATAGCAGGGCTGGCATTTGTCTTTATAGGAAATGCACTAGATGCAATTGTCAACCCGAAATTAAAAAGATAA
- a CDS encoding ABC transporter permease: protein MKRYVATRLATMFGVLMITLLITIALVGSNMDTILKQGIVFQVRSEITENPAIAESFSSVDEFEGFIQSQIDQRIKILGLDEPWYSPQRIGITMYKILLLDFGHATFLTSDEGSSDVKDIIFEKLPRTILLFTTATIIISIIGIFIGALSANKVGSVIDRITSSFAIISSSFPVWWIGMLMIFLFAFTYQIFPARATPDIPSSDPGYIGSLLYHMALPLITIVMIGFGSWAYLVRNFMVGIMQEDFIMAKKTIGIKQKKIIYTHALKNAAPPIVTILALSLSGSLGGAIITEAVFDWPGMGRLYFEAITVMDLPVIIGATYILTVFFLVSIFIADLLYGYFDPRVRTGS, encoded by the coding sequence ATGAAAAGATATGTTGCAACACGGTTGGCAACAATGTTTGGAGTTTTAATGATTACACTGCTAATCACAATTGCACTAGTTGGCTCAAACATGGACACCATCCTCAAACAGGGAATAGTGTTTCAGGTCAGATCAGAGATAACAGAGAATCCTGCCATTGCAGAAAGTTTTTCATCAGTTGATGAGTTTGAAGGATTCATACAAAGTCAAATCGACCAAAGAATCAAAATTTTAGGGTTAGATGAGCCGTGGTATTCACCTCAAAGAATAGGAATTACAATGTACAAAATTTTATTGCTTGATTTTGGTCATGCCACTTTTCTTACCAGTGACGAAGGATCATCAGATGTAAAGGACATCATATTTGAGAAACTTCCACGAACAATTCTTCTATTTACAACAGCTACAATAATAATTTCAATAATTGGGATATTCATAGGAGCATTATCTGCAAACAAGGTTGGCTCTGTCATAGACAGAATCACATCAAGTTTTGCAATTATCAGTTCCAGTTTTCCTGTTTGGTGGATAGGAATGCTAATGATATTTTTGTTTGCCTTTACATACCAGATATTTCCAGCAAGGGCAACACCAGACATTCCATCATCAGATCCAGGATACATTGGTTCATTGTTGTACCACATGGCATTGCCGTTAATCACAATTGTAATGATAGGATTTGGGTCCTGGGCATATCTTGTAAGAAACTTCATGGTGGGAATAATGCAAGAAGACTTCATAATGGCAAAAAAGACAATTGGTATTAAACAAAAAAAGATAATCTACACACATGCATTAAAAAATGCAGCACCACCAATTGTTACGATTTTAGCTCTGAGTCTTTCAGGTTCTCTAGGAGGGGCAATTATTACTGAAGCTGTATTTGACTGGCCAGGAATGGGAAGATTGTACTTTGAGGCAATAACAGTCATGGACTTGCCTGTAATTATTGGAGCAACATACATTCTAACAGTATTTTTCCTAGTGAGCATATTCATTGCAGACTTGCTGTACGGATACTTTGATCCAAGGGTGAGAACAGGTTCATGA
- a CDS encoding SRPBCC family protein, which produces MKESHGKNFKKIISHRHRKKTIKIKASKDKVWRKISNIAGLPTWVVDVKKTVYLSKKKKDVGAVRLITFADGNQIEEHIVAWKTGEYFTYVATDGLPLRAYVATISIKPKSKNLVELTWQSYINSKKMSEKQFTEFLAFMGSFYEASLENLKSLLQK; this is translated from the coding sequence TTGAAGGAGTCACATGGCAAAAACTTCAAAAAAATCATTTCACACAGGCACCGTAAAAAAACAATAAAGATTAAAGCATCAAAAGACAAAGTCTGGAGAAAAATTAGCAATATTGCGGGCCTCCCTACATGGGTAGTAGATGTAAAGAAAACAGTGTACCTTTCTAAAAAGAAAAAGGATGTGGGAGCAGTTAGATTAATCACATTTGCAGACGGGAATCAAATTGAAGAACACATAGTTGCATGGAAAACTGGAGAATATTTCACATATGTTGCAACAGATGGATTACCATTAAGAGCGTATGTTGCAACAATATCAATTAAACCAAAGTCAAAAAATCTTGTAGAGTTGACATGGCAGTCATATATCAACAGTAAAAAAATGTCTGAAAAACAATTCACAGAGTTTCTCGCATTTATGGGATCATTTTATGAGGCATCACTTGAAAATCTCAAATCATTATTACAAAAATAA
- a CDS encoding Mov34/MPN/PAD-1 family protein produces the protein MLFKKKKFERKVILQKDVLDSILSYCQMKHPNEGILILKGKSKNGEINIDGLVIPPFNYTGPTFAGFPHSFLPFDMSYVGIVHSHPSGSAEPSVTDLHNFFGLVSIIVKSPYSDDSVFAWDSGGNAIPISIK, from the coding sequence ATGTTATTCAAAAAGAAGAAATTTGAACGTAAGGTGATACTTCAAAAAGATGTACTTGATAGCATTTTGTCTTACTGCCAAATGAAGCACCCTAATGAAGGAATTTTAATTCTAAAAGGAAAATCAAAAAACGGAGAAATTAACATTGATGGACTAGTAATTCCACCATTTAATTACACTGGACCTACTTTTGCAGGATTCCCGCATTCCTTCTTGCCATTTGATATGAGCTATGTTGGAATTGTTCACTCACATCCCAGCGGTTCTGCAGAACCATCTGTTACTGATTTACATAATTTCTTTGGACTAGTTTCAATAATTGTAAAATCTCCGTATTCTGATGATTCTGTTTTTGCATGGGACAGTGGTGGTAATGCAATCCCAATTTCAATAAAATGA
- a CDS encoding Lrp/AsnC ligand binding domain-containing protein, whose translation MTDAYVMLNCELGAEAEIIEKLKEIEQVVDVFETIGTHDMLVRLQAENFEKIREIVSWNIQKLDKVRSTATLIKKDN comes from the coding sequence ATGACTGATGCCTATGTTATGTTAAATTGTGAGTTGGGTGCAGAGGCTGAAATTATTGAAAAACTCAAAGAGATTGAACAAGTCGTAGATGTCTTTGAAACTATTGGAACTCATGATATGCTAGTTAGATTGCAGGCAGAAAATTTTGAGAAGATCCGAGAGATTGTTTCATGGAATATCCAAAAATTGGATAAGGTTCGATCTACTGCCACACTCATAAAAAAGGATAATTAA